GATGCcgacttcggccagctggctgcagtgagattttcaatttgagatgtctgcacacatatgtaacagttcttacttTGTAAATAGTCAGTTTTTCTATTCAactgtaaatacacttttgactTAGTTAAATTTgagtttataatggaataatatagattttccgtaagatttcctgcgtgaTTTCCTCACCAAAACTAACAAATATGATCATATTACCCCAATTTTATCTTCACTCCACTGGCTGAaatacaatttcatgctccccggtcgcccagaggaggatggggttCCCTTCTGTgtctaggttcctctcaaggtttttccttgccactgtcgccatAGGCTTGCTTGGTGGGGGTTCAGGCCGGTtatatgtaaagtgctttgtgataatgactgttgttaaaagcgctGTATAAGTAAACTTGAGTTGAATTGAACATAGAGGTGGATGATCTTTCTtcagttttcatgaaatatcACTTGTTGCCATGTCTTTTACAAGGCATTGCACTTTTTCATGCTTTTCAGCTTCAGAAAGGGCTTTCTTCATCAAACTATGTGAGAACTGTGGGTTGCTTAATAATGTGGAACACTAAGTAGGTTTCCCTTTAATGAAGATCACCTGACAAACTAATTCACAAAGTTCTTTGAACTTGGACACCAGTTATCTAAAATGACATGAAGAATAACTctaattttacaaaaaaaaaaaaaaagtattttttcatGAAATCCTACTGATATGTCATTTTCATAATAATTTGGAACACTGTGGACATTCAAATCCTTCTCAGTCCCcatccaggttttttttttttttcttttgggggggggggggtcctgtaaAAGTCATTCTATTCAAAGTGTATGTGTCCTGTGAAAAAGGTTTTTGGGTGCTAGCTTTCTGGTGTGGAGGGAACTGGGACACCACTGGCGCTGAGAACTTTTTGGATGCACTGGTTATTGTTAAATCATGTCACTGGTGTCTGCTCTGGCTTCTCTAGGTTGGAGTAATAGACTTTTCCATGTACCTGAAGAATGACATTGATGACTACAGGAGTGAAGAAAGGTCTGTGCTCCTTGGTGCCCGTGTTGCTTGTATTAAATTTATCTGTAATTAATGGATCATTGTACCCTCCTGGCGTGAAGCCCTTCGGTCTTTAGGGTCATTGATGCTCTGTTTTTTCTCCCTGTAGAAATGGTCAAATTGCTGCTATTCTGGACCAGAAGAACTATGTGGAGGAGCTTAATAGGCAACTTAAGTGAGTGATCTGTTCCTGCTTCCCGAGGTGTGAAGAGATATGAAAATATTGATGTTTGCAACTTTCATTATCTGACGTCAACCAGCTAGAGCTCTGTTTCCATCACTAGTAAAGTGGGGCCAGATCTAGAGAGAGGtgacagatgttttttttgACAGCAACCACTCAGAACTCTGCGTGGAGAGCTGAGGGCGGGGGCCCTGGAGGCACTGAGTTACTTGGGCTTGGGTTGGTGGAGGATCCTTTTCTGGCATCTTGAGCGAAAGCAATCACTTACCTGCCAAGCCTTTGCCACTTTCGCTTTTGAAAGCCTGTAACAGAACGAGTCGGGACAGCTTTGGGTGACTCATCCTGCTCAATAGACAGCAACATGGTGTGGATTGTAATAGTAAAGTACTTATATTCACCCTTAGGGGGCATCTTAAATGACTATCCTTTAGGCTCAAATGTTTGAAAAATATCCATAATGAATTTACATTAGTGGGTGTTTTTCTGCATCATTAAGCAAGACTGTAGGTGGACTGAATGAGAATGTCACTAACAACTGTAAATAACATTTAGTAAATCGTATTTGACCTTTTTGAAACAGAATCGTGTGCATTCATTCCTGCATCAGATTGTTTTTGGAGATTTGCATGTTGTATAGCAAAAATACAGTGTCACACTAATGTGAATTGGCTACATTGCTTAAAATTGACAGAGATCCTGCAGCTTgtataaggggaaaaaaacaataaataaagaatTAGCTGCACAAGACTGATGAGTGTGATCAGACTGTAAGAAGGTGTACAAGCCTCGAGCTTTCAGGGTTCCTTGGCAGGGGGCGGAGGGTGGGGGCTATTCTAAGCCGGGTCATTGCTGATGGTCTGAATCTCTTCTCTTTCCATAGCTCTACGGTTCAAAGCCTCCAAGGCCGGGTTGACTCACTGGAAAAGTCCAACACTAAGCTCATCGAGGAGGTATGCTCTGGGAGATGCGGCTCATGGGGCCAAGGGCTCTGGTGCTGTCTCTTATGGGCTGTGCTCTTGCGCTACAGCTGGCAATAGCCAAAAACAACATCATCAAGCTGCAAGAGGAGAACCACCAGCTCCGGAACGAGAATGCCTTCATTCTGGTGAAGGCCCAGCAGCACCTGGAGGTAGGAGCCCCCATTCTCAAGATGCTGATCATCCATGGTGCCTGTGACCACTATCCTTCTCTGGGTTCAAGCAGATGGCCCAGGGAGACGTGGACGTGGAACTGGACACCTATAAGCAGTCCCGGCAAGGTCTGGATGAGATGTACAACGAGGCCCGGCGGCAGCTCCGGGAAGAGTGCCAGCTTCGCCAGGTCAGAGGATGTTCCCAGTAGATCATGTGACACATGCCACATATGTGGTTGGTTAGAATGACTATATTGGCTGTCGCCATTCCCAGGCCTCTCATGTCGGGGTCTGGGAGGTGGTACCAACTGACTGGCAGACGTTTGCTGTCCTCTGTGCTACTTGGTGCCACAGGATGTGGAGAACGAGCTGGTGGTGCAGGTCAGCATGAAACAGGAGATGGAGCTAGCCATGAAGCTGCTGGAAAAGGACATCCACGAGAAGCAGGACACCCTTATTGGCCTTCGGCACCAGCTGGATGAGGTCAAGGCCATCAATGTGGAGATGTACCAGAAGCTGCAGGTAGACACTGGTCTGGGTTCTGCTGATGTGTTGGTGTGTTCAGAAAGTGCAGCTTGATGGGGTGGGACAAAAGTGTCAGAACCGCCTGTCTTCTCCACAGCACTCCGATGATAGCCTCAAGCAGAAGAGTGACATCATCACCCGGTTGGAAGAGAAGACCAATCAAATCACAGCAACCATGAAACAGCTGGAACAAAGGTAAAGGGCTTGATGTTTTAGTTTTCTGAAGGAACTGAGCATCTTATCTCTGCTGAAAGCTCCTTAGTCAGTCCAGCCTTCTCAACCATCAAAATGCCCGAGCCAGCAAATAAAGGGCTTCACGAGTTTATTGGCTTGAGTCCTTAATTACTTTTGAGGTGTGCTGGAGGTAGGCTATTCTAAACACATGGAACACCTAGGGAGTCTGGGGTATCAGGATCTCCTGATCTGTGTAGCTGCCATATTGTGGATGTCATCATTGTTGTTTAGTGATCAACTTGCGATGCCAATGTGGCATCTTCTGTTTACCGCGCCCATGTCTGTGTGGACAAACACCAGTACTTGGCTTGGGTCCTTGTCATGTGTCTGTGCACATGGACCACCTGGGTCGCCTCTTCCGTTGGTTCACTGCCATTGTGTGCGCGATGCTTTGCGGCTACATTGCATAGTGCCCACTTGAGGCAGTTTTTTCTTAGTTCTTTATTTTGGTTTATTAACATGGAGATTCACTGATATTGATGTCCTCTTTCCCTTTTTTGTTCTCCTTTTTCCTTTCTTGTGTCCCATAACTTTATCTCTTAATTTCCTGCatcctcaccccccctcccctccccaaacaACATGCCTGTTCACTTGCATTGCCCAGCGACAAGGACCTGCTGAGTCAGACGCGAACCCTCGCCATGTCCTTTGTGAAATGCgccagcacagacacagagcacCAATACAAGCTCGTCAAGGACATTTCCTTTTGATTTTGGGATAAGGCCCTTATTTCCCTGTAGTTCTTTGAAAGCAGTTTGGGAAAACACTGCATATCTGTGACAGAGTTTTCGGCACCGCCAGTGATGGGCAGGCTCCACTGTTCACTCGTGTTTTTccttttgtatttgtttttaatttccaGAAACAAGCATTTTTTAGTCTGTTTTGTAGAGCAGCACTTCTTGTTGTGATTATATGTGCCGATGACCTTGTAAGGTGGTCCACCACTTCGGCACTTATGGGCAGTATTTACCATGTCATTTGCTGTGTGGAACAATAAAGTTAGATGTTTTGAAGTTTTCCTCATCGTTCCTGGCATGTCATTGATACACAATCACGGCCCTGTGGCAGCAGAACCTCTGATCACTGGCTTTTCCACATAAGCTAAATGAGCCCTCCCCCCAGCCTCCAACACCCACGTCTGAAATCCCTCCAcctttgttcctcctgtttTTTAGGATGCAGGGGGCTGCCTATCTTCCTTTTTAGGATTTTTTGAAAATTCCCTCCCCCACCCTTTTTCTTTGCTCATCCTTTTGCATTGTGACCATCCCCACCCCCGACCCTTCCCCTCCCTCTGTGATTGGAGCCTCAGTTTTACCCAGTTGGTTTGAATTACGGCAGATTGCAGGAGGTGCAGCAGGAGCACTGGAGCGCAGAGGATGGGGCACGCAGGTTCAAAGAGGACCTTGCCAACAAGACGGACAGCTTGCAGAGGCAGATCGCCCAGCGCGAGAGGCAGCTGTGAGTGATGCGAGAATCACGGCCACCTACCATTTTTCCAAAATACCACCACCTTTTTGGATTCCTGAGTTGAATCTGCCTGGACCTTGTTCTTGGGCACAGGCTTCAGCTGGAAACAGACTTAAAGATTGAGAAAGAGTGGAGACAGACCCTGCAGGGTGACCTGGACCGTGAGCATGAGGCTGTGAGCCAGCTAAGCACCGAGGCCAAACAGATTATTGGGCTTAGAAAGGTAGATGGGTCTCCCAAGGGCACCGCCGCTGACACCCAGCACTCAAACCCACAGACTCACACAACCTGTGTGTGTCCATCAAGGATGTGCTCGTTTCATCCTTAGGGTTATGGGATTCTGTGTGCTCTATTGTTCACACCAGTCGGTGATGTGGGTGAACCAGCATAAATCAGTGTGTCTGGAAGCATATCCATCCCCTCGCTTCTGAAGGTTTTCATCTGTTCCATTTCCACAGGAGTTCTATGAGCTGCAGGATGAGAACCAGCAGCTGAAGGGGttctgtgaggagcaggaacAAGCCCTCCAGGAACTTGGCTCCAAACTCAGCGAGTAAATCACCATGCTGGACTAGCCAGCCGCTCAGTATCATAATTTATAGTGTTGTAAAGATCAAAGCTTAAGATGTCTTCACTCAGTGGTGTACACatcattttacttatttttattgagcacttcattttatattttttaccCACTACAGTACCCACTAACTTTAAATTTCTTTGAATGCATGACATTTTCAGGTCAAAGCTGAAAATAGAAGATATGAAGGAAGCTAACAAAGCACTACAGGTGGGCATTAAACAGTGTCATCTGATGAGGGTGCTATCACTGTGATGCTAACCCACACCTGTAGATCGCAGATGGTAATGATGGATTTTTGTAGGGGGGACAGGTTTGGCTGAAAGACCGGGATGCCACACACTGCAAGCTGTGTGAGAAGGAGTTCTCCATCTCCAGGAGAAAGGTCAGTATCCTCAGTGCCTTGCCTCTCACAGACTGAATGGTGCCATTGCTATAACCATGGTCCTAGATAGTGGTGACTGTGGCAAATATGCTTTGTTGTACTGTGGAGGATAAAATGAAGTGGTAGTTTCAGCTTGTGGGTTTGAAGGCGTGACTAAATGCAGTAAAGGTTGATTTGTTAAGCTAATGGTCAACACTCCCATGCCTTCCCACAGCACCACTGCAGGAACTGCGGTGAAATCTTCTGTAACGCCTGCTCTGACAACGAGCTGCCCCTGCCTGCCTCCCCAAAGCCTGTCAGAGTGTGTGACACATGCCATGCCCTCCTGCTCCAGCGCTGCTCCTCCAATGTCACCTGAGGAGTGGGGCCTGCCCCATGTGTCCTCTTAGGCCCCTCCCCTCCAATCTTAACCCTGCTGCAGGGCAGTTGTGGCCAGTCCCCTAAAGGGTCTCTGTGGATGTCGTGTTTACAGGAAGTCAACTTTCACTTACTTCCTTCCATCTTTAGCATGCTTCAGAACCTTGTGCCAAACTGCCCAGATTATTTAACGCTTTGTAATTCATGCCATAAACAATAAAGGGAAGCTGTCCAACCCTCAAGGGTGGACAGGTCCGAAACACTATCTATCCTTAGCAGAACCTATAACCTTTTAACTTTAGAATCGAGTTCATTTGTACCGGTAGGTGAGGGAAGTTACTTTGTGAAAGATTCACATGTGCCTCAAATTTTCAGGTGATGCCACCAAAAGTAACAGGGCAAATATGTCAATGTAAACTTTACTTATGCAGGGAAAAGGGCAGATAGTTTTACCTAGGACCAGAGAGGGGGCTTcacaacgtgtgtgtgtgtgtgtgtgtgtgaggggtgggggttggAAGTTTGTGCTGTTACCCAgaaaccacccccccacccgtTCTGAAAACAACAGCACAAAGCACAGCatctttcattttctgtaatttaATTCTTGTGGTTATGTGAAATTGTTTAAAATTGCACCAATTTAGAagccagattttttttccccctaaaaCTGGAATCTGTACTGTGGATGTCTGTTTCATGGTGCTCTTTGGTGTAAGAGAACAACACGTGATGTTTTTGGTAAAATAGGTGCCAAATACCATACACATGGCAATGTACTGAAACTACTCTTACTGAGCACTAAACTTTCTGTATAGCTGTATAaacgttttatttaataaacaggatttttatttcaaatatggAATGGGTGAAGGCAATGGGGTAAATTGAATGACTGCACTTACCTAGTGTACACAAACCTGTGACATTATTTTTAACTGCAATTAATATGCTGCCTTTTTCAGAAATTTGTGTACTGCCTATTTGATTACAGTATGAATTTAATATGGTTTCTGTTTAGTATGTTGACCTGTGTACACTTATGTTATTGGATGATTCATTATTACTAAACTTTGTTCTGGGACACAGACTTGGATGTATTTCTGACAGTGGCAGCTACAGTGCCATGAAACTCCTTATTGAGGAATACAGACTTGGTTGTGTATGTGATGGCATCTTGAAATGCCATCACATGGACTTTGCCATGTGCTTTTGCTATGTAACAAAGCCAAGAAGCTCTGCCAGTCTACTAGTTTGACATGTGCGATGGCTCCTGCTCTCTATGCCTTCTTCATCCCAAAACATTTCTCTGCTTCTAGTTAATACCACAGGACTCCGCAGTCAATGGCAGATGGGTCTGTTTAAACAGAAACCTTTCACTGGGAATTAGTAAGCACATTCTCCAAAGCATGGCAGATTGATTAAAAGCTGTAATCTATCGAGACCGTGAAGGGACCACAGATTTTGTATAAAatttaatgagcaaaatttACAATAGCTGGTTAACCTAAGTAACATCAAATATATTTCATTTCCACTCTGAAAATGGGAAATCTAACGTAAAATTCATATgaacatat
The nucleotide sequence above comes from Paramormyrops kingsleyae isolate MSU_618 chromosome 3, PKINGS_0.4, whole genome shotgun sequence. Encoded proteins:
- the rufy2 gene encoding RUN and FYVE domain-containing protein 2 isoform X4, which translates into the protein MEQLAYSQVMRDPMAMERANLLNMAKLSIKGLIESALSFGRTLDSDYPPLQQFFVVMEHCLKHGLKVRKSFLGYSKSLWGPLEVVERLCPEAAEIAASVRDLPGLKTPLGRARAWLRLALMQKKLADYLRCLITRKDLLSDFYESSAVMLEEEGAVIVGLLVGLNVIDANLCVKGEDLDSQVGVIDFSMYLKNDIDDYRSEERNGQIAAILDQKNYVEELNRQLNSTVQSLQGRVDSLEKSNTKLIEELAIAKNNIIKLQEENHQLRNENAFILVKAQQHLEMAQGDVDVELDTYKQSRQGLDEMYNEARRQLREECQLRQDVENELVVQVSMKQEMELAMKLLEKDIHEKQDTLIGLRHQLDEVKAINVEMYQKLQHSDDSLKQKSDIITRLEEKTNQITATMKQLEQRLQEVQQEHWSAEDGARRFKEDLANKTDSLQRQIAQRERQLLQLETDLKIEKEWRQTLQGDLDREHEAVSQLSTEAKQIIGLRKEFYELQDENQQLKGFCEEQEQALQELGSKLSESKLKIEDMKEANKALQGGQVWLKDRDATHCKLCEKEFSISRRKHHCRNCGEIFCNACSDNELPLPASPKPVRVCDTCHALLLQRCSSNVT
- the rufy2 gene encoding RUN and FYVE domain-containing protein 2 isoform X3; the protein is MYSPQSFRRWGITHTKSMEQLAYSQVMRDPMAMERANLLNMAKLSIKGLIESALSFGRTLDSDYPPLQQFFVVMEHCLKHGLKVRKSFLGYSKSLWGPLEVVERLCPEAAEIAASVRDLPGLKTPLGRARAWLRLALMQKKLADYLRCLITRKDLLSDFYESSAVMLEEEGAVIVGLLVGLNVIDANLCVKGEDLDSQVGVIDFSMYLKNDIDDYRSEERNGQIAAILDQKNYVEELNRQLNSTVQSLQGRVDSLEKSNTKLIEELAIAKNNIIKLQEENHQLRNENAFILVKAQQHLEMAQGDVDVELDTYKQSRQGLDEMYNEARRQLREECQLRQDVENELVVQVSMKQEMELAMKLLEKDIHEKQDTLIGLRHQLDEVKAINVEMYQKLQHSDDSLKQKSDIITRLEEKTNQITATMKQLEQRLQEVQQEHWSAEDGARRFKEDLANKTDSLQRQIAQRERQLLQLETDLKIEKEWRQTLQGDLDREHEAVSQLSTEAKQIIGLRKEFYELQDENQQLKGFCEEQEQALQELGSKLSESKLKIEDMKEANKALQGGQVWLKDRDATHCKLCEKEFSISRRKHHCRNCGEIFCNACSDNELPLPASPKPVRVCDTCHALLLQRCSSNVT
- the rufy2 gene encoding RUN and FYVE domain-containing protein 2 isoform X2, whose amino-acid sequence is MLCRTQVAHLVTGQRLEMYSPQSFRRWGITHTKSMEQLAYSQVMRDPMAMERANLLNMAKLSIKGLIESALSFGRTLDSDYPPLQQFFVVMEHCLKHGLKVRKSFLGYSKSLWGPLEVVERLCPEAAEIAASVRDLPGLKTPLGRARAWLRLALMQKKLADYLRCLITRKDLLSDFYESSAVMLEEEGAVIVGLLVGLNVIDANLCVKGEDLDSQVGVIDFSMYLKNDIDDYRSEERNGQIAAILDQKNYVEELNRQLNSTVQSLQGRVDSLEKSNTKLIEELAIAKNNIIKLQEENHQLRNENAFILVKAQQHLEMAQGDVDVELDTYKQSRQGLDEMYNEARRQLREECQLRQDVENELVVQVSMKQEMELAMKLLEKDIHEKQDTLIGLRHQLDEVKAINVEMYQKLQHSDDSLKQKSDIITRLEEKTNQITATMKQLEQRLQEVQQEHWSAEDGARRFKEDLANKTDSLQRQIAQRERQLLQLETDLKIEKEWRQTLQGDLDREHEAVSQLSTEAKQIIGLRKEFYELQDENQQLKGFCEEQEQALQELGSKLSESKLKIEDMKEANKALQGGQVWLKDRDATHCKLCEKEFSISRRKHHCRNCGEIFCNACSDNELPLPASPKPVRVCDTCHALLLQRCSSNVT
- the rufy2 gene encoding RUN and FYVE domain-containing protein 2 isoform X1, encoding MICTRMMATLAEHDLALAEAEGNKEKEQVFGVLRLQEEKPADKCAAATVASKAPDGRWQAPIFALARKASETFSGSMHVLPKVVEQKTSALADEWGAKVMRDPMAMERANLLNMAKLSIKGLIESALSFGRTLDSDYPPLQQFFVVMEHCLKHGLKVRKSFLGYSKSLWGPLEVVERLCPEAAEIAASVRDLPGLKTPLGRARAWLRLALMQKKLADYLRCLITRKDLLSDFYESSAVMLEEEGAVIVGLLVGLNVIDANLCVKGEDLDSQVGVIDFSMYLKNDIDDYRSEERNGQIAAILDQKNYVEELNRQLNSTVQSLQGRVDSLEKSNTKLIEELAIAKNNIIKLQEENHQLRNENAFILVKAQQHLEMAQGDVDVELDTYKQSRQGLDEMYNEARRQLREECQLRQDVENELVVQVSMKQEMELAMKLLEKDIHEKQDTLIGLRHQLDEVKAINVEMYQKLQHSDDSLKQKSDIITRLEEKTNQITATMKQLEQRLQEVQQEHWSAEDGARRFKEDLANKTDSLQRQIAQRERQLLQLETDLKIEKEWRQTLQGDLDREHEAVSQLSTEAKQIIGLRKEFYELQDENQQLKGFCEEQEQALQELGSKLSESKLKIEDMKEANKALQGGQVWLKDRDATHCKLCEKEFSISRRKHHCRNCGEIFCNACSDNELPLPASPKPVRVCDTCHALLLQRCSSNVT